The DNA segment ataatttattactttaattATGTATGcgaagtttttttaatttttctttacaaTTTATGGATTTGTTCCTCTTTGTGttgatataattaaattaaatagaaaaaataacaaataatgagAATAAATAGCCTATTTTTGTCAAAAAGTAACCAACGAATTAGATATTAGTCCATAAAAGTATCCGTTGAAGtggttaatatatataaaatagagGAACCTGCCATCACAAAcactgattattattttttaattccaatatAGCAAATGGTCAAATcagacaaaaattaaaaaaaaatgtatatttttcaatgtacttataataaattatttaaaatcttatacattttcactttaatttgaagaaaagaaaatgcatTGCTTTGAGATTTTATGAGAAAAGAGGACTCAATAAgttttgttatatataataatttatttgtatGACCTTATCCAATGTACTATCACCATGAAAAGTCCTAATCACATAAATCAATTATTCATATCTAATTCAAACTATAGATaaacaaaatagaataaaatttgtttgacagaaaataataaaaaacacctacttaacaattttttataataatatttttagttaaaaaataaagtaaatataattaatacttCCGgcttaatatttttctaaaaaaaaataaaacttaaatctGTCTCTCCACTCTTCCACGTTTGGCACGTGCTCCTCTCTCCTGGCTTCATGCTTTACCGTTACACTGGCAAATTGGTAATTTTAACCAAACCCTAGTTCAATTGGGGATATATAATCAACATCAACCTCGTTCCTCTTCCCCACTCACACTCTCTCTATTTCCCCATCCCAATTTTTCATGGCCCTAACCATCTCTTCTCCAAATCTTCTCTCCTAAATCAACACTTGTTTCTGTTAGTAAGCTGCATCTACTATGATTCTCTGTTTCTCATGTACTGAAACAGAGAATACGAAAAGATGCCAAATCAACAGGTTCCTCAATGGACTGGCATAGTCCCAATTTTAATAGGCTTTTGCTATTTCTCGTAGGATTCACAATTTCTAATCTTTTCTACAATTTTTGCTCTTCTCCTTTCTGGGTCTCGGTTTTCATTTtccaaaattaagaaataaggttttttcttttcaatttttattactCTTTCAGGCTTCTGGGTTTCAATTATTATTTCTCATAATTTAGGGATTCATGGGCGAAGTTGCATCTTTGTTTGACTTGAGTTGTTTTATGttattcttttttatgtttttttgatctggttgtatatATAGATGTGATTGCTCGATGATGATTCTTTTTGCTTTAACCACACCGAAGAGATGCTGGGTAGGGTTTCAGGGCTCATTTCCATTAAGGGTTGATGTGTTCTTATTGTGCTTGGGTTAGCCTGGTGACTTCAACTTCTAACTTAAGAGGTATTTGGTTACCTCTTCTTTTAGAGATTGGGAGAGGGCTTTTTCAAGCACTTTGAGGGGACTCACTTAAACTGGAGGGGTCTTTACCTATCTCAAGTTTTCTCATGTGGAAAAAACTGGCCTTTGACTGAGAGCAATCAACCACCACAACTACtctttatattttgaattttgattccCTTGTAATTTTTAACTGTTGATTTGTCTCATGGTGTTATTGTGGATCTTTTAAAGAGAAGATTCAATTGAATTGTTTTGGTCTCTGCAGGTAGATCTCAGAAGAATGTTGGGATGCTATCACAAGGGAAAACTAACATTTTGATGCATTTTATAATCACAATGTCATATAATTATGAATGAATATGAATAAAGGTGCTgcagttgtttttttttattctttttatgaAACATCAATTttgattatataattaaaagttaGAAAATTAGATGCGGTATGATGAATTGGTAGTTGATCAAGGTGTCGTAAACAATTTAGAACCTCTTTTTGAAGATCGTAAGATTATTATACAATCAAAATTTAGAATACTCTTGAAGTTTAATTAAAACTgaaagatatttaaaataacttcTTTTAAAATAGCTCTATGTCTATAAACAAACGTATAGAGTTTctgactttttttaaaaaaaaaaactactaatTTATATTcagaaaataatgtattttagtCTAGTAATAGAATCCAAATAAATTTACATTACTTTAAAATTTTGGACTAAATTTATCAATTTGAATGTAAGGATACAAAATATAAATCTTGACAGGAAGATTTACTAAATAATCATTTTCTGAAACAATAAGGTGTACTGCTACAAGCGAACCTAAAATCAGTTATAGTTTTATATTGGTATTGTTTAACACCATGAGACACTATAGTGTTACAATCTAAGTATATTCGTATGGTGTTACAGTTCAATGTAACAGAGAAAATTTAGGGTGTAGGAGAAGGAGTTGGTGCTGCAAGCTGATCTGGTGTGAAGAGAAGGGAGAAAAACTTTTCTGCAAGAACAGCATTGGCTGCATCTGAAGGATGGAAGGCATCCCAAAATACAAACTCATGGCGGTTTTTGCAGACCTTTGAGTTTGGCAAGCACAAACCTCCAATACTCGTGTCTACGTTGCAACACGACGTATTTGAAACCTTAAAACCTGCTAAATCGTTAATTAAAACATTTGTTATATACAGCAGAAAAAAAATGCCACAAAATTTCACTTTAACTAAGTGGggtgaaatatttttttaagtataccATAACCATGTATTTTTATGATATTCAGTAGAGAGATGTCAAATTATTACCGTAAGTATAGGGATTATTGATCAAGTCAAGAACTAACGGGTAAGTATCTCCAAAATTGAACTTTGCATTTGGAAGACGATGATTTAGTTTGCTGATCAGCTTCTCTACATTCGAGTTGAATTGCAAGATCCATTCGTTGACTCGCTTTAGACATTGGCCACGTTTGGATTTAACCCTCTGTGATGGAATGCAACCGAGTGGACCCAAGCCGTGGAAGACTATTTTTCGTGCTCCCAGTTGATAAAGACTCTGGTATAATCAGATTCTTTTTTAGTTGATTAAACTATAGATATGTATGATGCTGATGTGAAGAAGTATATGTCTCACTGGATCATAGTTTTGTTCAGTTATTTTACAAGTTAACTTAACATGTATACTGCATTGATTTTTACCTGAAGTTGCTTATCTAAGGTTGAGATTAAGAGCTCTATGAACTCATCATGAGTGTATTGTTGGCCATCAGCCAAAAAGGGTTGCAAGAAATTGTTGACGTAATCATTGCTGCCTGCCAAATATATGGGGAATCCAAGGTTTTAATATTCGAAAGCAATATTAGAACAAAATTTAGATCCAGCTTTAGAAGCATTTTTCATATTGTGGATAACTATGGGGAATTGCATTTCAGGTTTATTTATTCGTGTGAAGTGTTACCAATCCCAATGAAGTATGTGGCTTCATTGAAGTGCTTGTTGGCAGCCTCCTCTTTTATGTTTGCTGTGATTACTtcttttgttttcttgaaaCTGCTTATTTGATCATCGAAAGATAACCTCTGAATCTACAATGATCAAAAGATAGAGAATAAGTCAGATGAGAGGCCACTGAAGTTATAACCTGTAAATAGGATTCTGAGGGCTTGAATTATGCTTACAAAGTAAAGTCCTGTATCATTCAGAATTCCTGCCCCACCAGATGCATAGTTTACTCCTTTGAGTAAGGTATCAACATTTTGAGACACCGACAGATAAGCTGGTGGTGAAGGGATTCCAAGTTTTTCAGCTGCAAAAAAGCCATAAAATAAGATCATTAGTATTGCTAGGTAATAGTTTATTCAGTGAGTAAATAGTATTTGCAATCACATATCAGAACACTATCATTTCATTACAAATTAGGGTGTATGATCtgattatttttacattaactaTCTTAAAACTAGTGTGCATCATACTTTTTATTGATAGACAATATAAAAGGGTAGGTAAAAATTAAATTCTCATCCAATTTCAATATAAAGAGGAAACAAAAACATGAAAAAGTTGAGTTGCAGGAAATACATATGAAATCACCAATAGTTCTCCCATTGCTGAATCTTCCAGTAGCCTGACCACCACCATAGTCAATCCCATACCAGGGATAGTTACATTTGGCTAAAGAATATTGTAGAAAATTATTGTTCCCAACATCTGTTAAGGAGTCACCAAATATATATGTTACAGGCACAGCTGCAAGAACAATTGCTGCCATAGAGAAGATACAAGCAGCAAAAACCAGCCTTGATATTGACATCTTTGTTTTTTTGAACCTTCTATTGCTGAGCATATAGAATTAAGTCACAGTTTTTATAGCAGTATTACATTCAGTTTCTGCACTGTTGTGTCAATTCTTCAAGTATGCATGTTAGTTGTGCCGATCAACAAAAGAAAATGCATGTT comes from the Phaseolus vulgaris cultivar G19833 chromosome 8, P. vulgaris v2.0, whole genome shotgun sequence genome and includes:
- the LOC137827302 gene encoding GDSL esterase/lipase At5g37690, which gives rise to MSISRLVFAACIFSMAAIVLAAVPVTYIFGDSLTDVGNNNFLQYSLAKCNYPWYGIDYGGGQATGRFSNGRTIGDFISEKLGIPSPPAYLSVSQNVDTLLKGVNYASGGAGILNDTGLYFIQRLSFDDQISSFKKTKEVITANIKEEAANKHFNEATYFIGIGSNDYVNNFLQPFLADGQQYTHDEFIELLISTLDKQLQSLYQLGARKIVFHGLGPLGCIPSQRVKSKRGQCLKRVNEWILQFNSNVEKLISKLNHRLPNAKFNFGDTYPLVLDLINNPYTYGFKVSNTSCCNVDTSIGGLCLPNSKVCKNRHEFVFWDAFHPSDAANAVLAEKFFSLLFTPDQLAAPTPSPTP